GTAATTCCTATTTCGGTTATCTCATTAATTATCCTCGCTTATCTGATCTTGATATTTATTGATACGCCAATTCGTAATTATTTAAAAAACAAGCTAACGAAAACTTCTTTAAATTAAGAGTGCTTATACTTTGAAATCTATCCTAAAATAGGCATCTTTGCATTTCAAAAATCACTTGGTATGTGATTTTACTAAACAATTTTTTTAACCTTTAAATCATAGTTGTAGATGATTAACATTACTTTACCTGATGGTTCAAGCCGTCAGTATGAAAAGGGCACATCTGCCCATCAAATAGCCTTGTCAATATCTGAGGGCTTAGCAAGAAACGTTTTAGCGGCAGAAGTTAACGGAGAGATCTGGGATTCTTCAAGAGCAATTGAAGCTGATTCTACTGTTAAATTACTAACATGGAATGATACAGCTGGTAAGGCTACGTTTTGGCATTCGTCCGCACACTTAATGGCTGAGGCTTTAGAAGCACTTTATCCAGGTACAAAATTCGGTATTGGCCCTGCCATTGAAACCGGTTTCTATTACGATGTAGATTTTGGAGATAGAGAATTTTCTTCGGATGATTTTAAAGCCATCGAAACCAAAATGCTTGAACTAGCTAAACAAAAAGAAGAGTTTAGCAGAAAAAGTGTTAGCAAAGCTGATGCAATTCAATATTTTACAGAAAAAGGTGATGATTACAAACTAGATCTTTTACAAGGTTTAGATGATGGTAAAATTACTTTCTATACACAAGGTGAGTTTACAGACTTATGCCGCGGTCCACACATTCCTAATACTGGTTTTATCAAAGCTATAAAATTGATGAATGTTGCTGGTGCTTACTGGCGTGGAGATGAAACTAAAAAACAATTAACACGTATTTACGGTGTAACTTTTCCTAAAGCAAGTGAATTAACAGAATACCTGTTAATGATTGAGGAGGCTAAAAAACGTGATCACCGTAAATTAGGTAAGGAACTGGAGTTGTTCATGTTCTCTGAAAAAGTTGGTGCTGGTTTACCTATGTGGTTACCTAAAGGAACTGCCTTGCGTGAACGTTTAGCTCAATTTTTAACAAAAGCACAAGTTAAATCTGGTTACGAACAGGTAATCACTCCCCATATTGGTCATAAGAATTTGTATGTTACTTCTGGTCACTATGAGAAATATGGTAAGGATAGTTTTCAGCCTATAAAAACACCACAAGAAGGAGAGGAGTTTTTCTTAAAACCGATGAACTGCCCTCACCATTGTGAGATGTATAAGTTTAAGCCTCGTTCTTATAAAGATTTACCGGTTCGTTTTGCAGAGTTTGGTACTGTTTATCGTTATGAGCAAAGCGGAGAATTACACGGTTTAACTCGTGTTAGAGGCTTTACTCAAGATGATGCTCACTTATTCTGTCGTCCAGATCAAGTTAAGGAAGAATTTAAAAAAGTAATCGATTTGGTATTGTATGTTTTCAAATCTTTAGGGTTCGATAATTACATTGCACAAATTTCATTACGTGATCCAGAAAATAAAGCCAAATACATTGGTTCTGATGAGAATTGGAAATTAGCCGAAACTGCTATAATAGAAGCTGTAGAAGAAATGGGTTTGCCAACTGTTGTAGAGCTTGGCGAGGCTGCTTTTTATGGCCCTAAGCTAGATTTTATGGTTAAGGATGCATTGGGCAGAAAATGGCAATTGGGTACAATCCAAGTAGATTATAACTTGCCAGAACGTTTTGAATTGGAGTATACTGGTAGCGATAACTTAAAACATCGTCCAGTAATGATTCACCGTGCACCATTTGGTTCATTAGAACGTTTTGTGGCAGTCTTGATAGAACATTGCGCTGGAAATTTCCCATTATGGCTTTCTCCGGAACAATATATAATTCTTCCTATCTCAGAGAAGTATGAAGAATATGCAAAAAAAGTTTCAGATGAACTAAATAATTCCGATATTCGCGGTCTGATAGACTTTCGAGATGAAAAGATTGGAAGGAAAATCAGAGATGCTGAAGTTAAAAAGTTGCCTTATATGCTCATAATCGGCGAAAAGGAGATGGAAGAGCAAAAAGTTTCGGTTCGTAAACACGGACAAGGAGATTTAGGTTCAATGACTTTGGCAGAGTTTAGTGAAATAATAATTAAAGAAATAACAGTTTAACAGAAATTACATTTGGCATTAGGAAGACCAGGATTTAATAGGGGACCACGTCCTCCTTTTAAGAAAAAAGAAGCAGAACATAATATTAATCAGTATATCAGAGCTCAAGAAGTTAGATTAGCTGGAGATAATGTTGAGCCGGGGATATACCCATTGGCAAAAGCTTTGGCACTTGCTGATGAGTTGGAATTAGATTTAGTAGAGATTTCTCCAAATGCAGTTCCACCTGTTTGCCGTATTATCGATTATAGCAAGTTTGTTTACGAACAAAAGAAAAAGCAAAAGGAGATAAAAGCAAACGCTAAACAGACTGTTATTAAAGAAATTCGTTTTGGTCCTAATACCAACGATCACGATTTTCAATTTAAGTTAAAACATGCTGTTAGCTTTTTAGAAAACGGCGAAAAAGTTAGAGCTTACGTACACTTTAAAGGTAGAGCGATTGTTTATAAAGAACAAGGTGAAATCTTATTGTTAAAGTTTGCACAAGCTTTAGAAGATATAGGTAAAGTAGAATTATTACCTAAATTAGAAGGAAAGCGTATGTTTTTAACATTAGCACCTAAAGTAGCAAAGAAGTAATACATATATAAATTAAAACAAGGTTATGCCAAAAATGAAAACCAATTCCAGTGCTAAAAAGCGTTTTTCGCTTACTGGAACAGGTAAAATCAAAAGAAAGAACGCCTACAAAAGCCACATTTTAACAAAAATGAGCACTAAACGTAAGCGTAACTTAGGCCAGACTAGTCTGGTAAGTGATGCTGATATGGGCAACGTTAAACGTATGCTTGCAATCGGTAAATAACTAATTTTTTAACCAGGTACTCGGTAACTAAGATTGCTAACGCAACACCGCTTATCAAAAACAACACACTATGCCACGTTCGGTAAACGCAGTAGCTGCTAGACGCAGAAGAAAAAAAGTCCTAAATATGGCCAAAGGCTATTGGGGATCAAGAAGCAAGGTATTCACCATTGCTAAAAACACGGTAGAAAAAGGTTTGCAATATGCTTACCGTGACCGTAAAGTTAAGAAAAGAGAATTCCGCGGATTGTGGATCCAACGTATCAACGCTGGAGCACGTGAGCACGGTGTATCTTACTCTCAATTAATTGGTAAATTGGCAGCTAAAAATATCGGTTTAAACCGTAAAGTATTAGCTGACTTAGCAATGAACCATAAAGATGCTTTCAAAGCAATTATTGATGCAGTAAAATAAAAAATACAATACAAAAGAAAAGGGGAGCAATTTGTTCCCCTTTTTTTATGCCTTTTCAATTCGTGTCATACTGAGCTTGTCGAAGGACTTTTGTTAGATTGTCATTCAGAGCGAAGCGAAAAATCTCTCGAATTAGAATACTATAAAGTAGGAATAACATTTTTTGAGAAAAGCAATTTCATTACATCTATTAAAGTCAGTCTGGCTTTCCGCTAAATCTTTTTACCCCTAAATCCCCTAAAGGGGACTGTGTAAAAAGTATACCGCTCCTCCCGATAACTATCGGGACCAGTTTAGAGAACTTAAAACAGTGCAAGAAATAAGAGGTCCTTTGCAAAGCGAAATTGTATGTCTGAAAGTAAACATACTTCAATATTTGGAAAATAGAATATAACGACGTTAAACTTGGAATTTTTACTTGATATTTCTTTGCGCTCTTTGTGTCTTTGCGGTTAATTAATCGCTACCATAGCAAACACAACAGTTATGTATAACCAAAGGATAGAAAATAGGATGTGAACACAAGTTTCGAATCTTTTGCCTTTCCATAAATCTTTGGAATAAACGAAGAACTGAAAGAATAAACGCATTCCCCAAAATAACGCAAGACCGAAAGCTATTTTTTGACCGAAAGCTGTCGTTGTCAATTCTTTAGCGCACAACATACAAAGCACACCCATTAGCAATGTAGTTACTGCAATAAAAAACGTATGCACATACATCAATTGTTTGTTAATCAATGTCAATGATTTCAACTGTTCTTTCCAAGCAAAATATCTAGGAAAAATAATATGCACAAATGCCAGTACAACTAATATAAAGCCAACTATTTTGAGGTGTAATTCTATAGAGTTTGTCATTCTGAGCGTAGTCGAAGAATGTTAAGTTAAATAATAAACATTAATAAAAGGTGTAATTTTCTTTGTTTGGATTAACGCTAGTCCAGAATTTCTAAAAACCTCTTTCCATCTTCTTGGACTAAAAAAGTGAAAACAACCGAAATTATAAACTAAAAAATTATAAATATCTCTACTGTGTTCAACTACAACTATCTTCCCATCATCTTTTAACGCTTGTTTGATTTGTTTAAAGAAAACAACTTGCTCTTGCTTATCCCTAATCTCGTGTGCAGCTAAAATAACGAATGTACAATCAATACTTTTTAGAGATAGACCAATATCTGTTGTTTCAATTAATGAAGTTCCTGGATAAGGCGTATAAGCCTTTCTAGCTCTTTCTATGGAAATTTCTGTATGTTTGGCAGAATTATAAAAATCCATAGGAGTTAAGCTACAAGCAGCATATTTTTGCTTTAAAAGGTAGCTAGTTTCATCAAGACCAGCATTGATGTTTAGTAAATGGCTTCCACTTTTAATTTCTAAATCATCAAGCCAATTTAAGCTGTATAAATTAGATAAATCATAAATGTAATAAGAAGCAACTAATGATAATGTTGTAGCTAATATAATTCCTATAATAAGCAAGTAGCCTATCCAATTGAATTGGTTTGGAAATAAAACCGTAATTGTAAACAAACAGGCAATTAATACGAAAGCCAAAACATAAAAATGCCAGTTGAATCTGATGATATTTAAAACTCCCTGAAATGTTTTTCTTAAAGCCCTTTCCATATTTCAGTTTTACCCTTTTTCCAATGATAGGGAATGTCTTCGTTTATAAAAGCATTAGCTAAAAGTGCTCCTTTAAATTTTTCTTGTTTGATAAATCCAATTTCTGCTTTTAAAACTTCAATAGGTTTGGGAATCCAATTTTGACGAACGCCCTCTATGATGGTTACTTCATTATTTAATTCGTTATAAGTAAAGGTAAATGGGAGCGGACCAGCAAATCTCCTTGCGGTTTTCCAATCTTCAAAAACACTTCCCTTTGGTAAATGTGCATTTTCATTCTTCCTTAATTCAATTTTTAAATCGGATTTATTAGAATAGATATTTATATTTTCATCAGTTTCTGATAACTTAATGTCTGTAGCAGTATAATTGTAATGGGTAAATATATTGCCAAAAAATGCCATTTTCTTTTTATCAGTTTCAGACTTGAGGATGTATAAACCTCTTAGGTTTTTTCCTGCATTATTGGTGTAACGGACAAAAATTCTATAACCAGCCAAAAAGAAATCGTTACCCATAAATTTTGGAAATCCTTTTGGTCGGAGATTTTCTGTTTGAACTAAAGCTACAGCAACAAAAGCCCATTTATCGTTGTGTGTATCGAGTGTTAAACACTTAGGAAGCAAACTTTCCAATTGCGTTTTTGGCAAAGCATAAGTCAGTACAATTGTACTTTTGAAATGAGCTTCTACTGCAAACGGATGGTTTTTAAGAAATGACATCTAACCCTTTTAATGTTTAAATATGCTATTTTCTTTCTGCATCCCAAAACGCTGTTTATTGCAAAACTTTTGCGTTTTAAACCTGATGGAAATGGCAGCCCCGAAGTATGAGGGCTATAATGGACAGCAGGACTGAACCTTCAAATGAAATACTGAAACTGATTTTCAAAAAAGATTTATATTTTTTCCAGCTTCAACAATACTTGTTTTATCTAAAGCCTTAAGAACTGGAATATTTCCTAAAAGACTTATCCCAGTATAGTTCAAAATGTAGCTTTCGCTTTCTGAATTTGCTTCTCCATTGAATATAATGCCTTTGATGCTAATATTATGTTGTTTTAAAGTGTTGAGGGTTAGTAAGGTATGGTTGATGCTTCCTAAATAGTTTTGCGAAATTAAAATGACTTCAAGGTTTAGGTATTTGATTAAATCCAAAATAAGTTCTTTATTATTTAGTGGAACCATTAAACCTCCTGCACCTTCAACAATTAAATTGTTTTGAGTTTCTGGTAATATAAATTGATTGAGCTTTATCTCAATTCCATCTATTTTTGCCGATAAATGTGGCGAAAGTGGATTGTTTAAACGATAAGTTTCTGGATGGATTTTGGTTTTATCATTACTTATTAACCTTTCAATGGCTAAACTATCACTTTGCTCCAAATCGCCAGATTGAATGGGTTTCCAATAATCTGCGTTTAGCTTTTCGGTTATAATTGCACTAACAATCGTTTTACCAATTCCAGTTCCAATTCCTGTTACAAAATAATTATTTGCCATTATTCAAATGCTTTTAAATGATTAACTAACTCGATAATTTCTTTGTCGGTGTTATAACTATGCAAGCAAATTCTTAGTCTTTCTTTTCCTTCTGCTACAGTTGGACTAAGAATGGCTTTTACATCAAATCCTTTATCCTGCAAATATTTAGCAGCATTTTTAGTTATTTCGTTGTTATTAAACAAGATAGTCTGGATAGCGCTATTGCTTTTAATTCTGAGAAGTTTTATTTCTTGGATTAACGTATTGTAAAGGTCTATCTTTTGTGCTATTTCTGCTTGGTAATTTCCTTTATCCAATAATTGATAAGCACAATTTACCGCAACAATATTATGTAAAGGTGCTGCAGTTGTATAAATAAAAGAACGAGCAAAATTAATAAGGTAATTACGGAGGTTTTCACTCCCTAGAATTATAGCACCATGTGTTCCAATTGCCTTTCCAAAAGTAATTACTCTGGCAAAAACATCATTTTCTATTCCTAATTGGTTAACCAAGCCTTTTCCTTTTGCACCAAAAATACCAGTTGCATGAGCTTCATCTACAATTAAATTGGCTTTATACTTTTTACATAACTCGCTAATTTCATTAAGTTTTGCCAAATCACCATCCATTGAATAAACACTTTCTATTACTACGTAGATTATGCCCTTTGCAGATTTTAGCTTTTGTTCTAAGTCATTTAAGTCGTTATGTTTAAACTTAAATCGCTCTGCGTAACTTAATCTTGCGCCATCTATTAAACTTGCGTGAATAAGTTCGTCGGTAATAATTGTATCTCCACGTTGAGGGATGGAAGAAAGCAAACCAACATTTGCATCATAACCAGAATTG
The sequence above is drawn from the Pedobacter frigiditerrae genome and encodes:
- the thrS gene encoding threonine--tRNA ligase, coding for MINITLPDGSSRQYEKGTSAHQIALSISEGLARNVLAAEVNGEIWDSSRAIEADSTVKLLTWNDTAGKATFWHSSAHLMAEALEALYPGTKFGIGPAIETGFYYDVDFGDREFSSDDFKAIETKMLELAKQKEEFSRKSVSKADAIQYFTEKGDDYKLDLLQGLDDGKITFYTQGEFTDLCRGPHIPNTGFIKAIKLMNVAGAYWRGDETKKQLTRIYGVTFPKASELTEYLLMIEEAKKRDHRKLGKELELFMFSEKVGAGLPMWLPKGTALRERLAQFLTKAQVKSGYEQVITPHIGHKNLYVTSGHYEKYGKDSFQPIKTPQEGEEFFLKPMNCPHHCEMYKFKPRSYKDLPVRFAEFGTVYRYEQSGELHGLTRVRGFTQDDAHLFCRPDQVKEEFKKVIDLVLYVFKSLGFDNYIAQISLRDPENKAKYIGSDENWKLAETAIIEAVEEMGLPTVVELGEAAFYGPKLDFMVKDALGRKWQLGTIQVDYNLPERFELEYTGSDNLKHRPVMIHRAPFGSLERFVAVLIEHCAGNFPLWLSPEQYIILPISEKYEEYAKKVSDELNNSDIRGLIDFRDEKIGRKIRDAEVKKLPYMLIIGEKEMEEQKVSVRKHGQGDLGSMTLAEFSEIIIKEITV
- the infC gene encoding translation initiation factor IF-3 produces the protein MALGRPGFNRGPRPPFKKKEAEHNINQYIRAQEVRLAGDNVEPGIYPLAKALALADELELDLVEISPNAVPPVCRIIDYSKFVYEQKKKQKEIKANAKQTVIKEIRFGPNTNDHDFQFKLKHAVSFLENGEKVRAYVHFKGRAIVYKEQGEILLLKFAQALEDIGKVELLPKLEGKRMFLTLAPKVAKK
- the rpmI gene encoding 50S ribosomal protein L35, with translation MPKMKTNSSAKKRFSLTGTGKIKRKNAYKSHILTKMSTKRKRNLGQTSLVSDADMGNVKRMLAIGK
- the rplT gene encoding 50S ribosomal protein L20; the encoded protein is MPRSVNAVAARRRRKKVLNMAKGYWGSRSKVFTIAKNTVEKGLQYAYRDRKVKKREFRGLWIQRINAGAREHGVSYSQLIGKLAAKNIGLNRKVLADLAMNHKDAFKAIIDAVK
- a CDS encoding methyltransferase — translated: MERALRKTFQGVLNIIRFNWHFYVLAFVLIACLFTITVLFPNQFNWIGYLLIIGIILATTLSLVASYYIYDLSNLYSLNWLDDLEIKSGSHLLNINAGLDETSYLLKQKYAACSLTPMDFYNSAKHTEISIERARKAYTPYPGTSLIETTDIGLSLKSIDCTFVILAAHEIRDKQEQVVFFKQIKQALKDDGKIVVVEHSRDIYNFLVYNFGCFHFFSPRRWKEVFRNSGLALIQTKKITPFINVYYLT
- a CDS encoding DUF2071 domain-containing protein — protein: MSFLKNHPFAVEAHFKSTIVLTYALPKTQLESLLPKCLTLDTHNDKWAFVAVALVQTENLRPKGFPKFMGNDFFLAGYRIFVRYTNNAGKNLRGLYILKSETDKKKMAFFGNIFTHYNYTATDIKLSETDENINIYSNKSDLKIELRKNENAHLPKGSVFEDWKTARRFAGPLPFTFTYNELNNEVTIIEGVRQNWIPKPIEVLKAEIGFIKQEKFKGALLANAFINEDIPYHWKKGKTEIWKGL
- the bioD gene encoding dethiobiotin synthase, whose translation is MANNYFVTGIGTGIGKTIVSAIITEKLNADYWKPIQSGDLEQSDSLAIERLISNDKTKIHPETYRLNNPLSPHLSAKIDGIEIKLNQFILPETQNNLIVEGAGGLMVPLNNKELILDLIKYLNLEVILISQNYLGSINHTLLTLNTLKQHNISIKGIIFNGEANSESESYILNYTGISLLGNIPVLKALDKTSIVEAGKNINLF
- a CDS encoding pyridoxal phosphate-dependent aminotransferase family protein; translated protein: MEKAEIFLQQKLSERTENGLLRKLTSASLPFDFCSNDYLGFARSLTLISLIEEQIQQIKPFKNGSGGSRLLSGNHPYVEETEKFIASFHKAEAGLIFNSGYDANVGLLSSIPQRGDTIITDELIHASLIDGARLSYAERFKFKHNDLNDLEQKLKSAKGIIYVVIESVYSMDGDLAKLNEISELCKKYKANLIVDEAHATGIFGAKGKGLVNQLGIENDVFARVITFGKAIGTHGAIILGSENLRNYLINFARSFIYTTAAPLHNIVAVNCAYQLLDKGNYQAEIAQKIDLYNTLIQEIKLLRIKSNSAIQTILFNNNEITKNAAKYLQDKGFDVKAILSPTVAEGKERLRICLHSYNTDKEIIELVNHLKAFE